The following nucleotide sequence is from Cyanobacteriota bacterium.
AGGTGAACCTGTTTGCGTTTCACAGCTACACCCTTCTACCTACTGCCATGTCACATACCTTAGAACCGTTCGGTTTCCGCTGGCCCAGAACGATCGCCCGACTGTTGCAAAAATAAGTTTTGGGCCGCATCATTCTGATAAATGCAAGTAATTTGGGGATTTCCCTCCAAATTGCCTGTAAAGCCAAAAGTATTTAAGCGTTGCCGACAGTCACGCACCTGTTCCTGATTGATAAGTTTGCGCTGTTCCAAAATAGCCCAGTTATTTTGCCGCAACACACAACCTGGCTGCATCTTGGGTTGAGATACGTAAACATTGAAGGGGTTCAGTGTCACAAACACTCTGGTATCCATAGCAATAGCACTAGCTCCAAACTTGACACAAATCTCTGGATTCGGAGCAGCGCGGTCAATCGCTTCACGGCTAGCTACGTTTTCTACGCTAGTATTCGCCGTTGAACTAAACCCTATTCCGATCCCCACCCCTAGAATAAACACGCCCCCTAACAGCGCGATTGAGGTGTAGTTAAACGGCAACGTTGGCATCGAGCGATTGCCAGACGACGATCGAGGCGGTGGAGAACTACGAGTTTTGCGCTTCATAGGTCAAGGAACAGTTGCTGGTTCACTAGAGGGAACATACATGCGTTTACTAACTAGCGACATTAACAGAGATTGCTAAGTGTCGCTAATTTCAGTATGCCTAATCTAGCGATAAACCGTCAGTTTGTACAAGCTTTTCGCCTAAACCCCTCAAGCGTAGTAACTAGGGTAAGGGGGAAAACCTCATTAAGCTATAGGCGACAATGAGCAGATAGATTCCGCTATGATGCATCTTGTATTGATTACAGACTGCCTCCTACGCCCCGCAGTTTTCGCCAATCATCCCAACACAGAGCATCCGTTATGGTTATCACCAGTTCAACCTCAACTAGCACCCCTGTTACTGCCGAGACCACTATACTAAAAGAGCTGGCTCAACGTACCCGCCTAGCTGCTCGACAACTGGCAGGGCTATCTGTCTACGAGCGCAATCAAGCTTTAATGACGATCGCTGATACCCTAGATAGCACGGCTCCTGAAATTTTGGCAGCCAATGCTGCTGACTGTGCTGCTGCGGAGGCTGATGGCCTAGCATCTGCTCTATGCGCGCGACTAAAACTGAATGCCGTAAAATTACGAGCAGCGATCGCTGGAGTCCGGGATGTTGCTGCTTTACCGGATCCTATTGGCACTGTTCAGCTTCATCGAGAGTTGGATGATGGCTTGGTACTGACCAGGATTGCTTGCCCGTTAGGCGTGCTAGGAGTAATTTTTGAAGCTCGACCCGATGCTGTGATCCAGATTGCTGCCCTCGCTATCAAATCTGGCAATGGAGCAATTCTGAAAGGCGGACGAGAAGCTATTCGCTCTTGTGAAGCGCTAGTTAGTGCTATCCGCAAAGCCCTACTACAGACATCAGTAAATCCAGACGTTATTCAGCTATTGACAACTCGTGAAGAAATTCGCCAACTGCTGGAACTAGAGGAATACGTAGACTTGATTATTCCTCGTGGATCCAATAGCTTTGTGCGCTATGTGCAGGACAATACTCGAATTCCTGTGTTAGGCCATGCTGATGGCATCTGTCATCTATACGTAGATGCAGCGGCTGATGTAGACAAAGCAGTAGCAATCGCCGTTGATGCTAAGACGCAATATCCCGCAGCTTGTAACGCCATTGAAACACTGCTGGTTCATCAAGCAATTGCCCCAGTTGCTCTGCCTGCGATCGCCCAAGCTCTATACACTCAACAGGTAGAGCTACGTGGCGATGCTGATACATGCCGTCTGTTGGCAGCGACAGGCATTCCCATCAACCCTGCCTCTGATGCAGACTGGGCTACGGAATATCTAGACCTGATTCTGTCTATTCGTGTTG
It contains:
- a CDS encoding DUF3172 domain-containing protein yields the protein MKRKTRSSPPPRSSSGNRSMPTLPFNYTSIALLGGVFILGVGIGIGFSSTANTSVENVASREAIDRAAPNPEICVKFGASAIAMDTRVFVTLNPFNVYVSQPKMQPGCVLRQNNWAILEQRKLINQEQVRDCRQRLNTFGFTGNLEGNPQITCIYQNDAAQNLFLQQSGDRSGPAETERF
- a CDS encoding glutamate-5-semialdehyde dehydrogenase, giving the protein MVITSSTSTSTPVTAETTILKELAQRTRLAARQLAGLSVYERNQALMTIADTLDSTAPEILAANAADCAAAEADGLASALCARLKLNAVKLRAAIAGVRDVAALPDPIGTVQLHRELDDGLVLTRIACPLGVLGVIFEARPDAVIQIAALAIKSGNGAILKGGREAIRSCEALVSAIRKALLQTSVNPDVIQLLTTREEIRQLLELEEYVDLIIPRGSNSFVRYVQDNTRIPVLGHADGICHLYVDAAADVDKAVAIAVDAKTQYPAACNAIETLLVHQAIAPVALPAIAQALYTQQVELRGDADTCRLLAATGIPINPASDADWATEYLDLILSIRVVESLDAAITHIETYGSKHTEAIVTEDPHVAQTFLAQVDAAGVYHNCSTRFADGFRYGFGAEVGISTNQLPPRGPVGLEGLVTYKYQLVGNGHIVATYTGSDAKPFTHRDLKTLL